Proteins from one Sylvia atricapilla isolate bSylAtr1 chromosome 1, bSylAtr1.pri, whole genome shotgun sequence genomic window:
- the PXDC1 gene encoding PX domain-containing protein 1: MASAVFEGTSLVNMYVRGCWVNGIRRLIISRRGDEEEFYEIRTEWSDRNILYLHRSYSDLGRLFKRLLDSFPEDRPELSRSPLLQGLITIKEAHDIEARLNEVEKLLKTIINMPWKYSRSEVVLTFFERSPLDQVLKNDNVHKIQPSFQSPVKISEIMRSNGFCLANTETIVIDHSIPNGKEKHLDVDSAEHLFESVSDFTSELEDSDDPTAYVTNLTYYHLVPFETDILD; this comes from the exons ATGGCTTCGGCCGTGTTTGAGGGCACCTCGCTGGTGAACATGTACGTGCGGGGCTGCTGGGTGAACGGCATCCGGCGGCTCATCATCAGCCGGCGGGGCGACGAGGAGGAGTTCTACGAGATCCGCACCGAGTGGTCGGACCGCAACATCCTCTACCTGCACCGCAGCTATTCCGACCTCGGCCGCCTCTTCAAGCGGCTCCTCGACTCCTTCCCCGAGGACCGGCCCGAGCTGTCCCGCTCCCCCTTGCTCCAAG GGCTCATCACAATAAAAGAAGCCCATGATATAGAAGCCAGGCTTAATGAAGTGGAAAAGCTTCTGAAGACTATTATAAACATGCCCTGGAAG tATTCAAGGTCTGAAGTTGTCCTCACATTCTTTGAGAGATCTCCTTTGGACCAAGTTCTAAAAAATGACAATGTCCATAAAATTCAGCCAAGCTTTCAAAGTCCAGTTAAAATATCAG AAATCATGAGATCAAATGGATTCTGTTTAGCCAACACTGAAACAATAGTCATTGACCACAGTATACCtaatggaaaagagaagcacCTGGATGTAGATTCAGCAGAACATTT GTTCGAAAGTGTTAGTGACTTTACCTCAGAGCTGGAAGACAGTGATGATCCAACAGCTTACGTCACCAATTTGACATACTACCACCTGGTCCCATTTGAGACTGACATTCTGGACTGA